The following are encoded together in the Bactrocera neohumeralis isolate Rockhampton chromosome 6, APGP_CSIRO_Bneo_wtdbg2-racon-allhic-juicebox.fasta_v2, whole genome shotgun sequence genome:
- the LOC126763519 gene encoding toll-like receptor 6 — protein MANYYLQKQQSTQKFYQHATLVITVLLTLIAGGNMQQQQQLMQQAPSLQQQQQQQQQLHASNTKQQSQQAQQHQQHSNAIMGEAGVTNSQLPQPPTATHYGGANLQPGLAGGMLAGTAAQDPRYDAPDDCHFLPAAGPDNPEIALTCNLRTVNSEFDTTNFSVIPAEHTVALHVLCNDEIMAKSSLEARSFAHLVRLQELSIQYCKLAKFNRHVLEGLAQLRNLTVRTNNILWPTINFDIEADAFAVAKNLERLDLSSNNIWSLPDNIFCALSGLSSLNMSENRLQDVNELGFRERTREQAANTEHSTAATPEVSTSRQQTGSSASNTSCNLDLEILDVSYNHFVLLPANGFGTLRRLRVLQVNNNEISMIADKALSGLKNLQILNLSSNKIVALPSELFTEQAGTIQEVYLQNNSISVLSPKLFSNLDQLQALDLSHNQITSTWIDRSTFVGLIRLVLLNLAHNKLTKLEPEIFTDLYTLQILNLRHNQLENVAADTFAPMNNLHTLLLSHNRLKYLDAYALNGLYVLSLLSLDNNALIGVHPEAFRNCSSLQDLNLNGNQLKTVPLALRNMRLLRTVDLGENMITVLEDNAFKGLGNLYGLRLIGNFLENITMNAFKDLPSLQILNLARNRIGVVEPGAFEMTSSIQAIRLDGNDLSEINGLFSNMPSLLWLNISDNRLEHFDYAHVPNTLQWLDLHKNRLGELSNRFSLDTQIRLQTLDASFNQIQRISPSSIPNSIELLFLNDNLIHIVDPDTFMHKSNLTRVDLYANQISTLDIKSLRILPVHELRSLPEFYIGGNPFTCDCNIDWLQKINHIKSRQYPRIMDLETIYCKLLNNRERAYIPLIDAEPKHFLCTYKTHCFAVCHCCEFDACDCEMTCPTNCTCFHDQTWSTNIVECSGAGYTQMPRKVPMDTTELYIDGNNFAELPGHTFLGRKNLAVLFVNNSNVQSLHNTTFSGLRRLLVLHLEDNHIAEVRGDEFSNLENLRELYLQNNRIASVGNGSFQALRKLEVLRLDGNRLVHFEVWQLALNPYLVEIGLADNQWSCECSYLMRFRTYLAQTAEKIVDAARVSCVYNNATSVLREKNGTKCTLRGDEVTTYAHASEIEHLLPLLLIATCAFVGFFVLILGIFCYRHELKLWAHTNCLLNMCYAGRNAHGFVESLDKDRLCDAYFAYSLQDEHFVNQILAQTLEHDIGYRLCLHYRDVNINAYVTDAIIEAAESAKQFVVVLSKNFLYNEWTRFEYKSALHEMVKRRKRLVFILYGDLPQRDIDMDMRHYLRTSTCLEWDDKKFWQKLRIALPHIRKRPITANCLATRSAVNIYASAHEYQPASGNSTVGGGVGLPNGHLSGAGIGVDKAHYSDCNNYATINDCGVGARGYAPIPTATAACKFNTLNELSHKMHKNDLLNNIGGAGSGMCGIGLGGGAKTLDHHHHLRAHQQHEYAVPAYLGTLSNGHVGGGGGNAPTYDSVDYAKQKLSASNNCDNCTVGTQKRVTKGGLHPSFSSNFTAPPNGTLTGACYNSYNCKKPCNCGARKHASAASDDGISCRCGTASSGAPKELGTTTAAPTPALAASATTCSSNSSNNSERSSSVTNSSNNSTSSAGSGNRQPTEQLAHYESSLSLNESAALNGPLWA, from the coding sequence ATGGCCAACtactatttacaaaaacaacaaagtacaCAAAAATTCTACCAACATGCCACACTAGTCATCACCGTGCTGCTAACGCTCATAGCTGGCGGCAAtatgcagcagcaacagcagttgATGCAACAAGCGCCCAgcttgcagcagcagcagcaacaacagcaacagctgcaTGCAAGCAATACGAAACAGCAGTCACAGCAAGCGCAGCAGCATCAGCAACACTCCAACGCCATTATGGGCGAGGCGGGCGTGACCAATTCACAGTTGCCGCAACCGCCTACGGCGACACATTATGGTGGCGCCAATCTGCAGCCGGGTCTGGCAGGCGGCATGCTTGCCGGCACTGCAGCGCAGGATCCACGCTATGATGCGCCCGATGATTGCCATTTTTTGCCCGCGGCCGGGCCGGATAATCCAGAAATAGCGCTCACCTGTAATCTGCGTACGGTCAATAGCGAATTCGATACAACCAATTTCAGTGTGATACCCGCCGAGCATACGGTGGCGTTGCATGTCTTGTGCAACGACGAAATTATGGCGAAGAGCTCACTGGAGGCGCGCTCCTTTGCGCATTTGGTGCGTCTGCAGGAGCTCTCCATCCAATACTGCAAATTGGCCAAGTTCAATCGGCATGTGCTGGAGGGTTTGGCACAGTTACGCAATCTCACGGTGCGCACCAATAATATACTCTGGCCCACGATCAATTTCGACATTGAAGCCGATGCTTTTGCGGTGGCCAAGAATTTGGAACGTTTGGATTTGTCATCGAATAATATCTGGTCCTTGCCGGATAACATCTTTTGTGCGCTGAGCGGTTTGTCATCGCTGAATATGAGCGAGAATCGTTTGCAGGATGTGAATGAGTTGGGCTTTCGTGAACGCACACGTGAACAAGCGGCTAATACAGAGCATTCCACCGCAGCAACGCCTGAAGTGTCGACGAGTCGCCAGCAAACTGGCAGCAGCGCTAGCAATACCAGTTGCAATTTGGATTTGGAGATACTAGATGTATCTTACAACCATTTTGTGTTGCTACCTGCTAACGGTTTTGGCACTTTGCGCCGTTTGCGCGTGTTGCAAGTGAACAACAATGAGATCTCCATGATCGCAGATAAGGCGCTGAGTGGTCTCAAGAATCTGCAAATACTCAACCTCAGTTCGAATAAAATTGTTGCCTTGCCTTCAGAGCTCTTCACCGAGCAAGCTGGCACAATACAGGAGGTTTACTTGCAAAACAACTCGATCAGCGTGCTCTCACCGAAACTTTTCTCCAATCTCGATCAATTGCAAGCGCTCGATCTGTCGCACAATCAGATCACCTCAACGTGGATCGATCGCAGCACATTTGTGGGCCTGATACGTCTGGTGTTACTCAATTTGGCGCATAATAAACTCACCAAACTTGAACCGGAGATCTTCACTGATCTCTACACACTACAGATCTTGAATCTGCGTCACAATCAGCTGGAGAATGTCGCCGCCGATACATTTGCGCCCATGAACAATCTACACACACTTTTGCTCTCACATAATCGTCTCAAATACTTGGATGCTTATGCGCTCAATGGGCTCTATGTGTTGTCGCTGCTCTCTTTGGACAATAATGCTTTGATTGGCGTGCATCCCGAAGCCTTCCGCAATTGCAGCTCACTACAAGATCTCAATTTGAATGGCAATCAGTTGAAGACAGTACCGTTAGCATTGAGAAATATGCGCTTGCTACGCACGGTGGATCTTGGTGAGAATATGATTACTGTGCTGGAGGATAACGCCTTCAAGGGCTTGGGTAATCTTTATGGTCTCCGCTTGATTGGTAACTTTTTGGAGAATATAACAATGAATGCTTTCAAAGATCTGCCGAGCTTGCAGATACTCAACCTCGCACGTAATCGCATTGGCGTTGTGGAGCCTGGCGCCTTTGAGATGACCTCGAGCATACAAGCGATACGTTTGGATGGTAACGACCTAAGCGAGATCAACGGTTTGTTCAGCAATATGCCTTCCTTACTCTGGCTGAATATCTCCGACAATCGTTTGGAGCATTTCGACTATGCTCATGTGCCCAACACGCTGCAGTGGCTGGATCTGCATAAGAACCGTTTGGGCGAGCTCTCCAATCGCTTCAGCCTCGACACGCAAATACGTCTGCAGACTTTGGATGCAAGCTTCAATCAAATACAGCGCATTTCGCCCTCCTCTATACCGAACTCCATCGAACTACTTTTCCTCAACGATAACCTCATACACATCGTCGATCCGGACACTTTCATGCATAAGTCCAACCTGACGCGCGTTGATCTCTACGCCAACCAGATCAGCACGCTGGACATCAAATCCTTACGCATACTGCCCGTACATGAGCTGCGTTCGCTGCCTGAGTTCTACATTGGCGGCAATCCCTTTACCTGCGACTGCAACATCGATTGGCTGCAGAAGATTAATCACATTAAGTCGCGACAGTATCCACGTATTATGGACTTGGAGACCATCTATTGCAAACTGCTGAATAACCGTGAACGCGCCTACATACCACTCATCGATGCGGAGCCCAAGCATTTCCTATGCACTTACAAGACACATTGCTTCGCGGTCTGCCATTGCTGTGAGTTCGACGCTTGCGACTGCGAGATGACCTGCCCGACGAATTGTACTTGCTTCCACGACCAAACTTGGTCCACGAATATTGTGGAATGCTCTGGCGCTGGCTACACACAAATGCCACGCAAGGTGCCCATGGACACCACTGAGTTGTACATCGATGGCAACAACTTTGCTGAGCTGCCAGGGCACACCTTCCTGGGACGCAAAAATCTCGCTGTACTCTTCGTTAACAACTCGAATGTACAGTCGCTGCATAACACAACCTTCAGCGGTCTCCGTAGGCTGCTGGTGCTGCATCTCGAGGACAATCACATCGCCGAGGTGCGTGGCGACGAGTTCAGCAATCTGGAGAACCTGCGTGAACTCTATCTACAGAACAACCGCATAGCCAGCGTTGGCAATGGCAGTTTTCAGGCTTTGCGTAAGTTGGAAGTGCTGCGTTTGGACGGCAATCGGCTGGTGCACTTTGAGGTCTGGCAACTGGCACTTAACCCATACTTAGTAGAGATAGGGCTTGCAGACAATCAGTGGAGTTGCGAATGTAGTTACTTGATGCGCTTCCGCACCTACCTCGCACAGACGGCCGAGAAGATTGTCGATGCGGCTCGCGTCTCCTGTGTCTACAACAATGCCACCAGCGTGCTGCGCGAAAAAAACGGCACAAAGTGCACGCTACGCGGCGATGAGGTCACCACATATGCACACGCCAGCGAAATCGAACATCTACTGCCGCTGCTCTTAATCGCCACATGTGCCTTTGTTGGCTTCTTCGTGCTCATCTTGGGCATCTTCTGCTACCGCCACGAGCTCAAACTGTGGGCACATACAAACTGTCTGCTCAACATGTGTTATGCAGGCCGCAATGCGCACGGTTTCGTCGAGTCGCTGGACAAGGATCGTCTGTGTGATGCATACTTTGCCTACAGCTTACAGGATGAGCACTTCGTTAATCAAATATTGGCACAGACGCTGGAACATGACATCGGCTATCGCTTGTGTTTGCATTATCGTGATGTGAATATCAATGCGTACGTAACGGATGCCATCATCGAGGCCGCCGAGAGCGCCAAGCAGTTTGTGGTCGTGTTATCGAAGAATTTCCTCTACAACGAATGGACACGTTTCGAATATAAATCAGCATTGCATGAGATGGTGAAGCGTCGCAAACGTCTGGTCTTCATACTCTACGGCGATTTGCCGCAACGCGACATCGACATGGATATGCGTCATTACTTGCGTACGAGCACCTGTCTGGAGTGGGACGATAAAAAATTCTGGCAGAAGCTACGCATCGCACTGCCGCACATACGCAAGCGACCAATCACCGCCAATTGTCTGGCTACGCGCTCGGCCGTGAACATTTACGCTTCAGCGCACGAATACCAGCCCGCAAGCGGCAATAGCACCGTTGGTGGTGGCGTTGGTCTGCCAAATGGACACCTCAGCGGTGCAGGCATCGGCGTTGATAAGGCGCACTACTCCGACTGCAACAACTATGCGACCATTAATGATTGTGGCGTTGGCGCGCGCGGCTATGCGCCCATACCTACCGCCACTGCTGCCTGCAAGTTCAACACACTCAATGAGCTCTCGcacaaaatgcataaaaatgatTTGCTGAATAACATCGGCGGCGCCGGCAGCGGTATGTGTGGCATTGGGCTCGGCGGTGGCGCCAAAACGCTCGATCATCATCACCACCTCCGCGCGCATCAGCAGCACGAGTACGCGGTGCCCGCTTATTTGGGTACGCTGAGCAACGGCCATGTGGGCGGCGGTGGTGGCAACGCGCCTACCTACGACAGCGTCGACTACGCCAAGCAGAAGCTGAGCGCCAGCAACAATTGCGACAACTGCACTGTGGGCACACAGAAACGCGTCACCAAAGGTGGCCTACACCCCAGCTTCTCATCCAATTTCACAGCGCCGCCTAACGGCACACTCACAGGCGCTTGCTACAACAGCTATAACTGCAAGAAACCATGCAATTGTGGCGCGCGCAAGCACGCGTCTGCCGCCAGTGATGACGGCATCAGCTGTCGCTGTGGCACTGCGAGCAGCGGCGCGCCAAAGGAGTTGGGCACAACAACGGCGGCGCCGACGCCGGCACTGGCTGCGTCTGCGACCACATGCAGcagcaatagcagcaacaacagcgaacGCAGCAGCAGTGtcaccaacagcagcaacaatagcaCCAGCTCAGCGGGTAGCGGCAATCGGCAACCAACCGAGCAGCTGGCACACTACGAATCCAGTTTATCGCTGAACGAGAGCGCAGCACTGAATGGGCCATTGTGGGCGTAA